AGTCGCCAAGATGAATGATTTCAAATTGGACGACGTGTTGATCGTAACGCATGAATTCGATGAGAACTTGATTCTAGCGTCGCGTAATTTGTACCACGTCGGAATTTTGGAAGCGCAGGAAATTAACCCTTTGAGCTTGATCGGTTTCGATAAGGTCTTAATGACGACCGAAGCGATTAAGCAAATCGAGGAGAAATTAGCATGAGTCAATCTAAGCTAAGCAAAGACGAATTATATAAGGTGATTATTTCACCAATCGTCACCGAGAAAAGCACTCGCGCAGCTGAGCATCACGGTCAAGCCGTGTTCCAAGTTGCAAATAGCGCTAATCGTCACGATGTTAAAGCAGCTGTTGAGCAAGCATTTGACGTTGAAGTCGAATCAGTGAAGATCTTGAACGTGAAAGGTAAAACTAAGCGTTTTGGTAATGCTCTCGGTAAGCGTAACGATCGTAAAAAAGCATACATACGTTTGAAAGACGGCAGTGATATTGATTTCACTGAGTTCCAAGCGTAAGTACGTCTAAAGACAAGTAGTTAAGAGAAAAGGTAATTAGAAAATGGCATTGGTAAAGTTAAAACCTACCTCACCCGGTCGCCGCGGTACGGTTCGAGTTGTTAACTCGGATCTGCACAAAGGCGAAGGCTTTAAGCCTTTGTTGGAGTCCAAGCGTGCGATTAGTGGTCGTAATAACGTAGGTCGCATCACTGTCCGTCATCGTGGTGGCGGTCATAAGCGTAAATATCGTGTTATTGATTTTCGTCGTAACAAAGACGCTATCCCTGCGAAAGTAGAGCGTTTGGAATATGACCCGAATCGTAGCGCTCATTTGGCACTGTTGTGTTATGCAGACGGCGAGCGTCGTTACATTTTGGCTCCGAAAGGCCTGAATGCTGGTGATTCGGTAATCTCTGGATTGGATGCTCCAATTGCAGTAGGTAATACCTTGCCGCTACGCAACATTCCTGTTGGTTCAGTAGTTCATAATGTTGAACTAAAGCCTGGTAAAGGCGGCCAGTTGGCTCGCTCTGCCGGTACCTCGATTCAGTTCGTTGGTAAAGAAGGTAATTACGCTCAGATCAGAATGCGTTCTGGTGAGATGCGTAAAGTGCACTTAGAGTGTCGCGCTACCTTAGGTGAAGTAGGTAACTCAGAGCATTCATTGCGCAAATTGGGTAAAGCTGGTGCGAAGCGCTGGCGTGGTATTCGCCCAACCGTTCGCGGTGTGGCAATGAACCCGGTAGACCATCCGCATGGTGGTGGTGAAGGCCGTACCTCAGGTGGACGTCATCCAGTATCACCAACGGGTGTGCCAACCAAAGGTTACCGTACACGTAGCAACAAACGCAGCGATTCGATGATTATTCGTCGTCGCAAGAAATAAGGGATAGAGGTCTAGATAAATACTATGGCACGTTCAATTAAAAAAGGTCCATTTGTAGACCATCACCTTTGGGCAAAGGTTGAGAAGGCCGCGGCAGCACATGACCGCAAGCCTATCAAAACTTGGTCACGTCGCAGCATGATTATGCCTGAATTTGTAGGCTTAACGATTGCGGTTCATAACGGCCGTCAGCATGTACCTGTGTTGATTTCCGAGAATATGGTTGGTCACAAGTTGGGCGAGTTTTCACCAACTCGTACCTTCAAAGGCCATATCGCTGATAAGAAAGGTCGATAGGAGCAATAGATATGCAAGTTAAAGCTACTGCAAAAAACGTACGTATCTCGCCACAAAAAGCGCGATTAGCTGTGGATCTGATTCGCGGTAAATCGGTTGCGCGTGCTCTTGAGATTCTTTCATTTAGTGAGACCAAAGCGTCTACGCTAGTTAAGAAAACGCTAGAGTCTGCGATCGCTAACGCGGAACATAACGAAAGTGCTGACATCGATGAGTTGTTTGTTGCTAAATGTTTTGTTGACGAAGGTCCGACCATGAAGCGTATGCGTCCGCGTGCAAAAGGCCGCGCGTTCGGAATTTTAAAGCGTTCTAGTCACATTACAGTGGCCGTGAGCGATGATCTAGCAGGAGGCCAGTAATGGGTCAGAAAGTACATCCTAATGGAATGCGTCTTGGCATTGTTAAAGACTTCAATGCTAAGTGGTATGCCGATAAGACCGACTATGCAAAGTTCTTGTTACAAGACTTGAAAGTTCGCGAGTTTCTAGAGAAGAAACTTAAGAATGCAGCGGTTAGCGAAATTACTATTGAGCGTCCTGCGCAAAATATCAATGTGATTATCCACACGGCTCGTCCAGGTATCGTAATTGGTAAAAAAGGCGAAGATATTGACCGTATGCGTAAAGCAATTGCGGCCATGACTGGTCTGCCAACACAAGTGTCGGTAGAAGAGATTCGTAAGCCTGAAATTGATTCTCAATTAGTTGCTGATGGAATTTGTCAGCAGCTAGAGAAACGCGTAATGTTTCGTCGTGCGATGAAACGAGCGGTTCAGTCTGCAATGCGTGCTGGTGCTCAAGGTGTGAAAGTGATGATTTCTGGCCGTTTAAACGGTGCTGAAATTGCACGCTCGGAATGGTATCGCGAAGGTCGTGTGCCACTTCATACACTACGTGCCGATATCGATTACGCCACTTCAGAAGCTCTTACTACTTACGGCATTATTGGCGTAAAAGTATGGATCTTCAAAGGTGAAGTGTTTCAAGCGCTGAATAGCGCGCCTGCAGAAGAAGCAAAACCTGCGGCGAAGTCTTAGACTTCCCCGGTTGCGAAAAGTTTAGAGGTTAATAGAAATGTTATTACCAAAGCGTACCAAATTCCGCAAAGCGCACAAAGGGCGTAATCGCGGATTGGCTCACACTGGAAACAAGGTGAGCTTCGGAGAATTCGGTTTACAGTCAACTACACGTGGTCGAATGACTTCGCGTCAGATCGAAGCGGCTCGTCGAACTATTACACGTCACATTAAACGTGGCGGTCGAGTTTGGATTCGAGTGTTTCCAGATAAGCCAGTTTCTAAAAAACCATTAGAAGTTCGAATGGGTAAAGGTAAAGGTAACCCGGAATTTTGGGTTATGGAAGTTAAGCCAGGTCAGATGTTGTACGAATTGCAAGGCGTTAGCGAAGAACTCGCACGCGAAGCTTTCGAACTGGCAGCAGCTAAGCTTCCATTCAAATGTAAATTTGTTAAGCGTCAAGTCGGATAAGGCTGGGAACATTAGATATGGCTACTGAATCAAGAGCAGCTGAATTGCGAGCTAAATCGGCTACTGAGTTGAAAGACGAATTGGTTGAATTACGTAAAGAAGAATTCGGCCTTCGCATGAAAAGAGGGACTGGTCAATTGGCAGACACCGCGCGTTTCAAAAAGATTCGCCGCGACGTGGCTCGCATCAAGACCATCCTTAACGAACAAGCTAAAACAGCTTCCTAAGGTTAGAGAGAATCAAGATGACTGAGAACACTGGTGCCCGTACTGTTGAAGGCAAAGTGGTGAGCAACAAGGCTGAAAAAACTATTTCAGTATTAGTTGAGCGCCGCGAAAAGCATCCTTTGTATGGCAAGTATATTCGCAAATCGACAAAATTCCTCGCACACGATGAAGCCAATGAATGCGGTGAAGGCGACAAAGTGCTGATCGAAGAGTGTCGCCCATTGTCAAAGCACAAGACTTGGCGTTTGGTTAAAGTGATCGAAAAAGCAGTAATTGTTTAATCGAACACTCGAAGTCAAACTAAGTCGAATTGAATTTAACGCACTGAATAGAATTGGAGTAACCCCATGATTCAAATGCAAAGTATTTTAGATGTAGCTGATAACAGTGGTGCACGCAAAGTTATGTGTATCAAAGTATTGGGCGGGTCTAAACGTCGTTACGCCGGAATCGGTGACGTGATCAAAGTCAGCGTAAAAGAAGCGCTACCCAATTCTCGTGTGAAGAAAGGTGGTGTTTATGATGCGGTTATCGTACGCACCCGTAAGGGCGTACGTCGCCCAGACGGATCAGTCATCCGCTTTGATAAAAACGCTGCGGTTATTTTAAACGCTTCTCGTCAGCCAATGGGCACTCGTATCTTTGGGCCTGTGACTCGTGAGTTGCGTGGCGATAACTTTATGAAAATCGTTTCTCTAGCGCCAGAAGTGCTTTAGACGATTATTCAAAATAGGCAGAGAACAAGATGAATAAGATTAAAAAAGACGACACCGTAATTGTGATCAGCGGTCGCGATAAAGGCAAAACTGGCAAAGTACTCCAGATTTTGGAAGACGGACGTGCGTTGGTAAACGATATAAACCTCGTTAAGAAACACACGAAAGCAAACCCGATGGCTGGTGTAACCGGCGGCATTCTGTCAAAAGAAGCCCCGATTCAATTGTCTAATGTTGCGATTTTGAATCCTAAGACTAACAAGGCGGATAAAGTTCGCATTGAAGGCGAAGGCAAAGACAAGCATCGTGTATTTAAATCGGATGGCAGCAAGGTTGACGCGTAAGCGCCAAACCCTCCATCTACGACAGGTATAGAACAATGACTAGATTGCAAGAACATTACGTAAAGAATGTGGTTCCTCAATTGCAAGAGAAATTTCAATTTTCGAGCGCGATGCAAATTCCTCGCATCACCATGGTCTCCATTAATATGGGTCTAGGTGAAGCCGTTGGTAACAAGAAAATTATCGAGAGTGCGGTTGCCGATCTTGAAGCGATTACTGGTCAGAAACCAGTAGTGACTTTGGCCCGTAAATCAGTTGCTGGATTCAAAATTCGTGACGGTTGGCCGATTGGTGCGAAGGTAAATCTTCGTCGTGATCGTATGTATGAATTTTTGGATCGCTTGATTTCAATTGCGATCCCACGAATTCGTGACTTTCGCGGTTTAAATTTGAAGTCGTTTGACGGTCGCGGAAACTATACGTTCGGTTTGAAAGAACAGATCGTGTTCCCTGAGATCGATTATGACAAAGTAGACTCACTACGTGGTATGGATGTAACCATTACTACTAGCGCTGCTACTAATGAGGAAGCTGAGGCACTATTACGTGGCTTCAACTTCCCACTGAAGACCAAATAATTACAACGCCTTCGGTTAGTCCGGGGTTTATAGAGTTAGAGACACAGCTATGGCTAAAAAATCAATGATCGCTCGCGAAACGAAGCGTACCAAACTGAACAACCGCTTTGATGCGCGTCGTGAAGAGTTGAAAGCAGTCGTCAGCAATGAAGATGCTGACTACGATTCAAAATGGGACGCGATGATGGCTTTGCAGAAGTTGCCACGCGATTCAAGTAAAGCACGTCAGCGTAACCGCTGCGGTTTGACTGGACGCCCACACGGCTACTATCGCAAGTTCGGCCTAAGCCGTAACAAGCTTCGTGAAATCATTTTAAAAGGCCAAGCGCCGGGTGTTGTGAAAGCGAGTTGGTAACAGCAAACGCCTAACAACGATCCAAATAACAGAGATAGAAACGGTACAGCACCATGATGACAGACCCAATCGCGGATCTACTAACGCGTATCCGCAACGCGCACCATGCTGAAAAAATTTCTTTGACCATGCCTGGTTCAAAGATCAAATCAGCAATTGCGAAGGTGTTACAAGACGAAGGTTACATCGAAGGCTTTGAAGCTGCTTCAGAGGACGGTAAACCTACGTTGACAATCAAATTGAAGTACTACGAAGGTGAGCCCGTTATCGAGCAAATCCAGCGTATCAGCAAGCCTGGTCTTCGCGTTTATAAAAGCGCTGAAGAGCTTCCGAAAGTAAATGGTGGCTTAGGTATTGCTATCGTTTCAACTAGTAAAGGCATTATGACTGACCGCGCGGCTCGTACCGCTGGTGTTGGTGGTGAAGTGCTTTGCTCCGTTAGCTAATTTATTAGCTAGTTTATTAAGTAAGCTGAGGCGCAAAGTCGTCAATAAGCTGCATTAATCGAGAATTTAGACATGTCTAGAATTGCAAATGCACCTGTCAGTATACCAAGCGGCGTTGAAGTGACGCTTGATGGTCAATTGGTTAAGGTGAAGGGATCGAAAGGTCAACTCGAGTGGAATGTCCATGAGTTGGTCACTGTCAAACAGGAAGATACTGACATAAAAGTATCGGCCAATCGAGACAGTAAAGAAGCCGTTGCGTTGGCTGGTACCACACGCGCGTTGGTCAATAATATGGTAACTGGCGTTAGCGCTGGTTTTCAGAAAAAGCTAACAATTATAGGTGTTGGTTATCGTGCACAAGCACAAGGTCAAACATTGAATTTGACGTTGGGTTTTTCACACCCAGTTGCTTACGCCATTCCAGAAGGTATCAAGGTTGAAACGCCAAGTAACACCGAGATCGTTGTTTCCGGTGTTGATAAGCAAGCCGTTGGCCAAGTAGCAGCAGAGATTCGCGCCTATCGTAAACCTGAGCCTTATAAAGGTAAGGGTGTTCGGTACGCTGATGAATATGTATTGCGTAAGCAAGCTAAGAAGAAGTAATCGGGGAGTTAGACATGAAAGATAAAAAATTAGCACGTCTGCGTCGGGCTCGTAAGCTCCGCGGAAAAATCGCCCGACAAGGTGTTTCTCGTTTGAGTATTCACCGTACTTCACAGCATATTTATGCGCAGGTGATTGATGAAACAGGCAGCCGCGTACTCGCTGCTACATCAACGTTGAGCCCTAGCATTAAGAAAGAAGCCAAGAACACTGGCAACTGCGAAGCCGCAGCGTTAGTGGGCAAAGAAATTGCTGAGTTAGCGAAACAAGCTGGCGTTGAGTCAGTTGCCTTCGATCGATCTGGTTTTCGTTACCATGGTCGCGTTAAAGCACTGGCTGAAGCGGCTCGCGAAGCTGGCTTGCAGCTGTAATACATACCAGGAGATTAATTATGGCTGGTCCAAAAAGAAATTCACGTAACGATCGTGAGCCTGTAGATGAGAGCTTAGAGCAACTTATCAACGTACGTCGTGTAGCGAAAGTTGTAAAAGGTGGTCGAATTTTCGGTTTCTCGGCTTTGACAGTAGTCGGAGACGGTAACGGTAGCATCGGCATTGGTCGTGGTAAGTCGAAAGAGGTTCCTCTTGCTGTGTCTAAAGCGATGGATTCAGGTCGCCGCGATATGAAAAAAGTACATTTGGTAGGTGGCACACTACAGTATCCTGTAGTTGCAACTCACGCCGGATCTACCGTTGTCATGCGCCCGGCTTCACCGGGTACCGGCATCATTGCTGGTGGCACCATGCGCGCAGTATTCGAAGCGGCCGGCGTTAAAGACGTTTTGGCTAAGTGTATTGGTTCTACTAATCCGGTAAACGTTGTTCGTGCGACTCTAAAAGGTTTGCGATCAATTAATAGTCCTGAATCTGTAGCGGCTAAGCGCGGCAAATCAGTAAAAGACATCTTATAAGGTTAGGGCGATAGCGTAAGTAACGATAGCGGTCAGTCATGACGAAGGTTTATTCGTCGTGGACAGTGTAGAAATAGCACTGTTTACTGACCTCGCTAAGATTACTGGCAAATTGACTCCTTTATAAGAAGCGTTCAAATTCAAACTTTCGGTATAGACAAATGGCTAACGAAAAGAAAATTAAAGTGACTCTAGTCAAGAGCATGTTTGGTCGTGGTGCGAAGCACATGGCCTGTGTTAAAGGCTTAGGTTTACGTCGCATGCACCATTCGGTTGAGGTGATTGATACACCTGAAAACCGTGGCATGATTAACAAAGTTTCTTACCTTCTAAAAACGGAAGAGGTATAAGACGATGCGTTTAAATACTATTAAACCAGCTGAAGGTGCTAAGCACGCTCGTAAGCGTGTTGGTCGCGGTATTGGTTCTGGGACTGGAAAGACTGCGGGTCGTGGTCATAAAGGCCAAAAGTCGCGTACTGGCGGCAAAGTGCAAATCGGTTTTGAAGGTGGTCAAATGCCAATTCAACGTCGCTTGCCAAAACGTGGTTTTCGTTCAGTAACGGCTAAAAATATGGCAGAGATTCGCTTGCATGAGTTGAATCTAGTTGAAGGTGAGGTCGTTGATTTGGCATCACTACGGTCAGCTGGCCTATTAAATGCTAGTCACCTTCGTGCCAAAGTGGTGTTGTCAGGTGAGCTGAATAAGGCAGTAACGCTAATGGGTATCGGAGCTACGGCTGGCGCTAAAGCGGCAATCGAAGCTGCCGGTGGCAAAGTAGAAGGCTAATCCTCGGATTAGTCTTTTATGATTTAAGTTTGCCCCGATAAAGCTATTACTACTAATAAGACTAACGAAGATTAAAGCTTAGGTTTCAGTATGGCACGTGAACAAGCCGCAGCCCTCGCAGGGTCTGGCAAATTACAAGAACTTTGGTCGCGAATTTTATTCGTGCTTGGTGCGTTTATCGTTTACCGAATAGGTACGCATATTCCGGTGCCTGGTGTGGATCCTATCGCAATTGCCGCTCTCTTTGAGCAAAGCCGCGGGTCGATTCTTGACGTACTCAACATGTTCTCTGGTGGAGCATTAAGTCGTTTGTCGATCTTGGCGCTTGGTGTCATGCCATACATTTCTGCATCGATTATCATGCAAATGTTGACCGCTGTAGAGCCGCGCATGAAGCAGGTGAAGCAAGAAGGTGAGGCTGGTCGTCGTAAGATACAAAAGTGGACTCGATATGCCGCGGTTGTTCTAGCGACATTTCAAGCCTTCGGTGTTGCAAGCACAGTTCAAGGTCAGGATGTTGGTGGTTCACCGGTAACGCTGATTGGTGGCTTTCAGTTCACCATTGTGTGCGTATTGGCATTGGTCGCTGGCACCATGTTTCTAGTGTGGTTAGGTGAACAAATTACTGATCGTGGTATCGGTAATGGTATGTCGCTAATCATTTTCGCTGGTATCGTCGCTGGTCTGCCAAGCGCGATAGCTGGGACTATTGAGCTAGCGAGCAGTGGCGAGTTCTCACCGATTTTTGTGGTCTTTTTACTGGTTGCTGTCGTAGTCGTAACCGCATTTGTGGTGTTTGTTGAGCGCGGACAACGTCGCTTAACGGTTAATTACGCTCGACAACAGCGTGGCAACAAGTTGATGCAAGCGCCGAGTAGCTATTTTCCACTTAAAATGAATATGGCTGGCGTGATTCCGCCGATCTTTGCGTCTAGTATTATTTTGTTTCCAGCGAGTTTGGTGGGTTTTTTCGGTAGTGATTCAGCCACAGGTGTGGCGGGAGTGCTGCGCGATATCTCAACCAAAATGCAACCGGGTGAATTGATTTACACGGTAATGTATATCGGTATGATCTTGTTTTTCGCATTTTTCTATACTGCGTTGACATTTGACCCGAAAGAGATTGCCGAAAATTTGAAGAAACAAGGCGCGTTCGTTCCCGGTATTCGACCTGGTCAGCAAACGGCACGTTACATTGATGGCGTGGTATCAAAGTTAACCTTAGTTGGTGCTTTGTATCTTGCTGTAGTGTGTTTGCTCCCAGAGCTGCTAATTGTTAATTACAATGTGCCATTTTATTTTGGTGGTACGTCGCTGCTGATTATTGTTGTAGTAATCATGGATTTGATGGGCCAAGTGCAATCACATCTCATGTCACAGCAATATGAAAGCTTAATGAAAAAAACCAACCTCACCGGTAAGTCAACTGGCGGTAGAAAGCGTCGTAAATAGTTGATGACTTGTGGGGCGATTGTTACTAGGTAGTATTTGGGTAATGATCAATTTGGCTGTAAAGACAGCGCGTTATAGCGTTAAAGAAAGTTTCGAGGAATATTATGAAAGTTCGTGCATCAGTAAAGAAAATTTGCCGTAACTGTAAAGTTGTACGTCGCAAGCGTGTGGTTCGGGTTATTTGTAGCGATCCGCGTCACAAGCAACGTCAGGGCTAGTCAGTTAGCATAAGACGGCATAAATTGTCTAGAAAACTCCGCATATCAACAAGTATTCGGTTGATTTTTTAGATTCTAAACAGTATCCTAGCGCGCCTTTCGCAGGTCGGCTAGGGCGATAAGAAATTGTCTGGCGACATTTGGAACTATCCAGACTCG
This sequence is a window from Arenicella xantha. Protein-coding genes within it:
- the rplW gene encoding 50S ribosomal protein L23; its protein translation is MSQSKLSKDELYKVIISPIVTEKSTRAAEHHGQAVFQVANSANRHDVKAAVEQAFDVEVESVKILNVKGKTKRFGNALGKRNDRKKAYIRLKDGSDIDFTEFQA
- the rplB gene encoding 50S ribosomal protein L2; amino-acid sequence: MALVKLKPTSPGRRGTVRVVNSDLHKGEGFKPLLESKRAISGRNNVGRITVRHRGGGHKRKYRVIDFRRNKDAIPAKVERLEYDPNRSAHLALLCYADGERRYILAPKGLNAGDSVISGLDAPIAVGNTLPLRNIPVGSVVHNVELKPGKGGQLARSAGTSIQFVGKEGNYAQIRMRSGEMRKVHLECRATLGEVGNSEHSLRKLGKAGAKRWRGIRPTVRGVAMNPVDHPHGGGEGRTSGGRHPVSPTGVPTKGYRTRSNKRSDSMIIRRRKK
- the rpsS gene encoding 30S ribosomal protein S19, giving the protein MARSIKKGPFVDHHLWAKVEKAAAAHDRKPIKTWSRRSMIMPEFVGLTIAVHNGRQHVPVLISENMVGHKLGEFSPTRTFKGHIADKKGR
- the rplV gene encoding 50S ribosomal protein L22, yielding MQVKATAKNVRISPQKARLAVDLIRGKSVARALEILSFSETKASTLVKKTLESAIANAEHNESADIDELFVAKCFVDEGPTMKRMRPRAKGRAFGILKRSSHITVAVSDDLAGGQ
- the rpsC gene encoding 30S ribosomal protein S3, with translation MGQKVHPNGMRLGIVKDFNAKWYADKTDYAKFLLQDLKVREFLEKKLKNAAVSEITIERPAQNINVIIHTARPGIVIGKKGEDIDRMRKAIAAMTGLPTQVSVEEIRKPEIDSQLVADGICQQLEKRVMFRRAMKRAVQSAMRAGAQGVKVMISGRLNGAEIARSEWYREGRVPLHTLRADIDYATSEALTTYGIIGVKVWIFKGEVFQALNSAPAEEAKPAAKS
- the rplP gene encoding 50S ribosomal protein L16 codes for the protein MLLPKRTKFRKAHKGRNRGLAHTGNKVSFGEFGLQSTTRGRMTSRQIEAARRTITRHIKRGGRVWIRVFPDKPVSKKPLEVRMGKGKGNPEFWVMEVKPGQMLYELQGVSEELAREAFELAAAKLPFKCKFVKRQVG
- the rpmC gene encoding 50S ribosomal protein L29; the encoded protein is MATESRAAELRAKSATELKDELVELRKEEFGLRMKRGTGQLADTARFKKIRRDVARIKTILNEQAKTAS
- the rpsQ gene encoding 30S ribosomal protein S17, with the translated sequence MTENTGARTVEGKVVSNKAEKTISVLVERREKHPLYGKYIRKSTKFLAHDEANECGEGDKVLIEECRPLSKHKTWRLVKVIEKAVIV
- the rplN gene encoding 50S ribosomal protein L14: MIQMQSILDVADNSGARKVMCIKVLGGSKRRYAGIGDVIKVSVKEALPNSRVKKGGVYDAVIVRTRKGVRRPDGSVIRFDKNAAVILNASRQPMGTRIFGPVTRELRGDNFMKIVSLAPEVL
- the rplX gene encoding 50S ribosomal protein L24, producing the protein MNKIKKDDTVIVISGRDKGKTGKVLQILEDGRALVNDINLVKKHTKANPMAGVTGGILSKEAPIQLSNVAILNPKTNKADKVRIEGEGKDKHRVFKSDGSKVDA
- the rplE gene encoding 50S ribosomal protein L5 is translated as MTRLQEHYVKNVVPQLQEKFQFSSAMQIPRITMVSINMGLGEAVGNKKIIESAVADLEAITGQKPVVTLARKSVAGFKIRDGWPIGAKVNLRRDRMYEFLDRLISIAIPRIRDFRGLNLKSFDGRGNYTFGLKEQIVFPEIDYDKVDSLRGMDVTITTSAATNEEAEALLRGFNFPLKTK
- the rpsN gene encoding 30S ribosomal protein S14 — encoded protein: MAKKSMIARETKRTKLNNRFDARREELKAVVSNEDADYDSKWDAMMALQKLPRDSSKARQRNRCGLTGRPHGYYRKFGLSRNKLREIILKGQAPGVVKASW
- the rpsH gene encoding 30S ribosomal protein S8, encoding MMTDPIADLLTRIRNAHHAEKISLTMPGSKIKSAIAKVLQDEGYIEGFEAASEDGKPTLTIKLKYYEGEPVIEQIQRISKPGLRVYKSAEELPKVNGGLGIAIVSTSKGIMTDRAARTAGVGGEVLCSVS
- the rplF gene encoding 50S ribosomal protein L6 — encoded protein: MSRIANAPVSIPSGVEVTLDGQLVKVKGSKGQLEWNVHELVTVKQEDTDIKVSANRDSKEAVALAGTTRALVNNMVTGVSAGFQKKLTIIGVGYRAQAQGQTLNLTLGFSHPVAYAIPEGIKVETPSNTEIVVSGVDKQAVGQVAAEIRAYRKPEPYKGKGVRYADEYVLRKQAKKK
- the rplR gene encoding 50S ribosomal protein L18, whose translation is MKDKKLARLRRARKLRGKIARQGVSRLSIHRTSQHIYAQVIDETGSRVLAATSTLSPSIKKEAKNTGNCEAAALVGKEIAELAKQAGVESVAFDRSGFRYHGRVKALAEAAREAGLQL
- the rpsE gene encoding 30S ribosomal protein S5 translates to MAGPKRNSRNDREPVDESLEQLINVRRVAKVVKGGRIFGFSALTVVGDGNGSIGIGRGKSKEVPLAVSKAMDSGRRDMKKVHLVGGTLQYPVVATHAGSTVVMRPASPGTGIIAGGTMRAVFEAAGVKDVLAKCIGSTNPVNVVRATLKGLRSINSPESVAAKRGKSVKDIL
- the rpmD gene encoding 50S ribosomal protein L30, translated to MANEKKIKVTLVKSMFGRGAKHMACVKGLGLRRMHHSVEVIDTPENRGMINKVSYLLKTEEV
- the rplO gene encoding 50S ribosomal protein L15; its protein translation is MRLNTIKPAEGAKHARKRVGRGIGSGTGKTAGRGHKGQKSRTGGKVQIGFEGGQMPIQRRLPKRGFRSVTAKNMAEIRLHELNLVEGEVVDLASLRSAGLLNASHLRAKVVLSGELNKAVTLMGIGATAGAKAAIEAAGGKVEG
- the secY gene encoding preprotein translocase subunit SecY, translated to MAREQAAALAGSGKLQELWSRILFVLGAFIVYRIGTHIPVPGVDPIAIAALFEQSRGSILDVLNMFSGGALSRLSILALGVMPYISASIIMQMLTAVEPRMKQVKQEGEAGRRKIQKWTRYAAVVLATFQAFGVASTVQGQDVGGSPVTLIGGFQFTIVCVLALVAGTMFLVWLGEQITDRGIGNGMSLIIFAGIVAGLPSAIAGTIELASSGEFSPIFVVFLLVAVVVVTAFVVFVERGQRRLTVNYARQQRGNKLMQAPSSYFPLKMNMAGVIPPIFASSIILFPASLVGFFGSDSATGVAGVLRDISTKMQPGELIYTVMYIGMILFFAFFYTALTFDPKEIAENLKKQGAFVPGIRPGQQTARYIDGVVSKLTLVGALYLAVVCLLPELLIVNYNVPFYFGGTSLLIIVVVIMDLMGQVQSHLMSQQYESLMKKTNLTGKSTGGRKRRK
- the rpmJ gene encoding 50S ribosomal protein L36 codes for the protein MKVRASVKKICRNCKVVRRKRVVRVICSDPRHKQRQG